In Leopardus geoffroyi isolate Oge1 chromosome D1, O.geoffroyi_Oge1_pat1.0, whole genome shotgun sequence, a single window of DNA contains:
- the EML3 gene encoding echinoderm microtubule-associated protein-like 3 isoform X3, whose protein sequence is MDGAGGPGEGPAQEALQSLSRRLQVQEKEMELVKAALAEALRLLRLQAPPNSLQDPGAPAPTRDSSPAAPPGLPPTCSPSLVSRGTQTETEVEMQPSPGPPGLSNGPPAPQGGSEEPSGTQSEGGGSSSSGSPGPPGILRLVQPPQRADTPRRNSSSSSSPSERPRQKLSRKAASSANLLLRSGSTESRLREDPLSSPGGPGSRRSNYNLEGISVKMFLRGRPITMYIPSGIRSLEELPSGPPPETLSLDWVYGYRGRDSRSNLFVLRSGEVVYFIACVVVLYRPEGGPGGPGGGGQRHYRGHTDCVRCLAVHPDGVRVASGQTAGVDKDGKPLQPVVHVWDSETLLKLQEIGLGAFERGVGALAFSVADQGAFLCVVDDSNEHMLSVWDCSRGTKLAEIKSTNDSVLAVGFSPRDSSCIVTSGKSHVHFWNWSGGAGVPGNGTLTRKQGVFGKYKKPKFVPCFVFLPDGDILTGDSEGNILTWGRSLSDARTPGRGGAKETYGIVAQAHAHEGSIFALCLRRDGTVLSGGGRDRRLVQWGPGLVALQEAEIPEHFGAVRAIAEGLGSELLVGTTKNALLRGDLAQGFSPVIQGHTDELWGLCTHPFQNRFLTCGHDRQLCLWDGEGHALAWSIDLKETGLCADFHPSGAVVAVGLNTGRWLVLDTETREIVSDVTDGNEQLSVVRYSPDGLYLAIGSHDNMIYIYSVSSEGAKSSRFGRCVGHSSFITHLDWSKDGNFIMSNSGDYEILYWDVAGGCKLLRNRYESRDREWATYTCVLGFHVYGVWPDGSDGTDINSLCRSHNERVVAVADDFCKVHLFQYPCARAKAPSLVYGGHGSHVTSVRFTHDDSHLISLGGKDASIFQWRVLGAGGAGPAPATPSRTPSLSPASSLDV, encoded by the exons ATGGACGGGGCCGGGGGGCCCG GTGAGGGCCCTGCTCAGGAGGCCCTGCAGTCCTTGAGCCGGCGGCTTCAGGTGCAGGAGAAGGAGATGGAGCTGGTTAAGGCGGCCCTGGCAGAAGCCCTCCGCCTGCTGCGGCTGCAGGCGCCCCCGAACTCCCTGCAGGACCCTGGCGCCCCAGCTCCTACAAGGGACAG CAGCCCTGCAGCCCCCCCAGGACTGCCACCCACGTGCAGCCCCTCCTTGGTGAGCCGGGGCACCCAGACGGAGACAGAGGTTGAGATGCAGCCGTCCCCTGGACCCCCTGGCCTGAGCAAtgggcccccagccccacagggGGGCAGTGAAGAGCCTAGTGGGACCCagtctgaaggagggggcagcagcagcagtggtTCCCCTGGCCCCCCAGGGATCCTCAGGCTTGTGCAGCCCCCACAACGCGCTGACAC GCCACGGAgaaattcttcctcctcctcatccccctCAGAGCGGCCTCGGCAGAAACTCTCCCGGAAGGCAGCTTCCTCGGCCAACCTGTTATTGCGGTCAGGGAGCACAGAGAG caggctcagagagg ACCCCCTCTccagccctgggggccctggGTCTCGGAGAAGCAACTACAATTTGG AAGGCATCTCAGTGAAGATGTTCCTTCGCGGCCGCCCCATTACCATGTACATCCCGTCTGGCATCCGCAGCCTTGAGGAGCTGCCCAGCGGCCCACCCCCGGAGACCCTCAGCCTTGACTGGGT TTACGGGTACAGGGGTCGTGACTCCCGCTCTAATCTGTTTGTGCTGCGCTCTGGGGAGGTGGTCTACTTTATCGCCTGTGTGGTGGTGCTGTACCGGCCCGAGGGAGGCCCAGGGGGTCCTGGAGGTGGCGGCCAGCGACATTACCGGGGCCACACGGACTGTGTTCGATG TCTGGCCGTCCACCCCGATGGTGTTCGTGTAGCCTCAGGACAGACAGCTGGAGTGGATAAAGATGGAAAG cccctgcagCCTGTGGTTCACGTCTGGGACTCAGAGACACTGCTGAAGCTGCAGGAGATTGGACTGGGGGCCTTCGAGCGGGGCGTGGGAGCCCTGGCCTTTTCAGTTGCG GATCAGGGTGCTTTTCTTTGCGTGGTGGATGATTCCAATGAGCATATGCTGTCCGTGTGGGACTGCAGCCGGGGCACAAAGCTGGCTGAGATCAAG AGTACAAATGACTCAGTCTTGGCCGTTGGCTTCAGCCCTCGCGACAGCAGCTGCATTGTCACCAGTGGGAAATCGCATGTCCACTTCTGGAACTGGAGTGGAGGAGCAGGGGTTCCTGGGAACGGGACTCTCACCCGGAAACAGGGTGTCTTTGGG AAATACAAGAAACCCAAGTTTGTCCCTTGCTTTGTGTTCCTCCCGGATGGGGACATTCTTACGGGGGACTCAGAGGGGAACATTCTCACCTGGGGACGGAGCCTCTCAGATGCCAGGACCCCAGGCAGGGGTGGAGCCAAAG AGACCTATGGGATTGTGGCCCAGGCCCATGCTCACGAAGGTTCCATCTTTGCCCTGTGTCTCCGGCGGGATGGGACTGTACTGAGTGGTGGCGGACGGGACCGCCGGCTGGTCCAGTGGGGGCCGGGATTGGTGGCTCTCCAGGAGGCTGAG ATTCCTGAACACTTTGGGGCTGTGCGGGCCATTGCTGAGGGGCTGGGCTCCGAGCTGCTGGTGGGAACCACGAAGAATGCATTGCTGAGGGGAGATCTGGCGCAGGGCTTCTCCCCTGTAATCCAG GGTCACACGGATGAGCTCTGGGGGCTCTGCACACATCCCTTCCAGAACCGTTTTCTCACCTGTGGCCATGACCGACAACTCTGCCTGTGGGATGGGGAGGGCCATGCGCTGGCCTGGAGCATTGACCTAAAG GAgactggtctctgtgctgacttcCACCCCAGCGGGGCAGTTGTGGCCGTAGGACTGAACACAGGGAG gTGGCTGGTTTTGGACACAGAGACCAGAGAGATCGTGTCTGATGTCACTGATGGCAATGAGCAGCTCTCAGTGGTCCGGTACAGCCCAG ATGGGTTGTACCTGGCCATCGGTTCCCATGACAACATGATCTACATCTATAGCGTTTCCAGTGAGGGTGCCAAGTCCAGCCGCTTTGGCCGCTGTGTG GGTCACTCCAGCTTCATCACTCACCTTGACTGGTCCAAAGATGGGAATTTCATCATGTCCAATTCTGGGGACTATGAGATCCTTTACT GGGACGTGGCTGGAGGCTGCAAGCTGCTGAGGAATCGCTATGAGAGCCGAGACCGGGAGTGGGCCACCTACACCTGCGTGCTGGGCTTCCATGTCTATG GCGTGTGGCCAGACGGCTCGGATGGCACCGACATCAACTCCCTGTGCCGCTCCCACAACGAGCGAGTGGTGGCCGTGGCCGACGACTTCTGCAAAGTGCACCTGTTCCAGTACCCGTGCGCACGCGCCAAG GCTCCGAGCCTCGTGTACGGCGGCCACGGCAGCCACGTGACCAGCGTCCGGTTCACGCACGACGACTCGCACCTCATCTCGCTGGGCGGCAAGGACGCCAGCATCTTCCAGTGGCGAGTGCTGGGCGCTGGGGGCGCGGGGCCGGCGCCCGCCACGCCCTCTCGaaccccctccctgtcccccgcCTCCTCTCTCGATGTCTGA